The Corylus avellana chromosome ca11, CavTom2PMs-1.0 genome contains the following window.
TAAATTTCATGAATACAAGGCTCTTAGAGTGAAAAACTGGCCCAACATGCGCTTAAAACACACTGGCTACAATGATTAATAGATATAGGTACTGAAAATTCTACACACTCTAATATGTGCTCTGGTCAGCTTGATTGCAAGTAAAACTGTATGATAGATCTGATACAAGACAAGCTTTCAGggtttttgtaaatttttacaGCTTATaattcgtttttttatttttttaattttttaatgataagTACTAGAAGGGAGGtttttaaacacaaaagaatTGGTACCAAGAAAACAATGAGACTAACCAGATCAGCAATGTTGAGATGGAGGAGGATCATTTGTGGTAATAAGAGATTGACTCATGAGAGgtttttaaattctaataatGGTATTTAATGACACATGCAAATAGGGGCAAGtcaataacattaaaaaaaaaaagaaaaaaaaaaaggaaaagatcaaTTGACCCCCCGAGGTAATTAGACCTTTCACACATATTGTCTTACACAAATGGCAGGTATAGGGCTTTGAAAAGTTTGTTAACACTAGAGAGCCAAAAATTGATATTTAGCTTGtaagaaaatcaaataatacaaaCCATGTGAAGCAAGAAATGTCTAAATACATGTGATAGCCAACTACTACTGGAGTAATAATGCAGAACAAGTGAGAAATATCAAATTTAGCACAAATCTCACTCACCCTGCCCCCTCtcccaaccaaaaaaacccCCCAAAAGACCCTTTATCCTTCCCTATATATTTTGCCTCCATATAACAAACAACTGTCCAGGCCACTACTCCCTATTTCTTATTCCGATAGCAGGCCATATTTAAGGTCCAATAGCAAGCACCGTTTAACCAAACTAAAGTAACTGGCTTTTTTGATATGTAACCAAACTAAAGTAACTGATGTCTATGCCATTTAGCAAATAATAAGAAACAAGTCTGTTGgtctccttttattttattttattttggcaaCTCTTTTGAGTCTCACTTCCTCCTACATGTCAAGCTTCAGCATATGTAAACAATTGAGTACCAAATATTAAATTTCTCATTAAAGAAAATAGTCTGGTAAAAATTCCCACacttaaaatattaacataacACTTCCTATTTTCAAATTCTTCTACAATCAGAcacaaattaatgttttaatggtatatattcTCCTTTCAAAGGCAGAGGTATAAAGTTTAACAAAGGATTATCATGGGCATTTCACAATAGGGTAAATcctcaaatcacaattttaaattaatgatgACTTCATACACAGTCTATCAAAGTCTCAAACTGCAGCGTGATTACTCATACAATAACCTAATCTCCACCAATGTCTACGATTTTGAAACAATAGCATGCACACAACACTACCTCGACTAAACCTTAACCCCAAAAAATTTGTGGTTTAGTTCCAATTAACCGAAACCAATGACACAAAAGGaatttaaaaccctaaaaaaaacccaaactaGAAATTAAACCATAGAAATATCTCGAGTAATAAATCAATCCAAATGAAGACAACCTTTTGAATAACCAATTTTAACAAAAGCAAAAGGCAACAAATATACAATGCAGCAAACTTGAAGCATTACGCCAAAAAGTCCGAGAGAGATAAAGAAGAACGGGGACCTTTTTTGCCAGGCAGTTCTTTTCCATCTTTGACGTAAAATTCGCGAATGTCCACCACAACCTTCCCTTGCCAGCTCCTAACCGTCACTCTCCTATTCTTCGATATCTACGAcatacaaaaacccaaaaaaccagTTTTATaacaaaccctagaaatccacactcataatatatacatatatcgACAGAGAGGGAGGAACCTCGCAGACGACTATGTCGCCGGTGGATTCATCGGAAGAGTCTTTCTTGGAGATCTTCTTCTTCGGAGGCGCGTGGCCTTCAGAGTCGCCTTCCGATGCGTACTCCCCCTcctcctttctctttcccctataCCCCgacatttcttcttttttctctatcTCTCACTCTCTGTGGTGTGAGAAAATATGACTACTATCAAAAACCATAAATGGCGGAAAAACAAGATcaaaagaaaacctaaaaaaaaagtttcaaatccACAGCGAAAGACAAACCTTGAAAGTTGAAATGGAGACCTTGGCGCTCTGCTACTTTGAGTGTGAGGTCGAAGGAGAAAAAGGCGAAAAAATGACTCTTTAGATGAATACTCCGAGTTGACTTTGGGCTTTTTGTTTGACAATGGGCCTATGGCTTGGGTTGGGCTTGGGCTTAGGCTTTGGCTTATCGGCTTAAAACATTCTCAGCATACTCGGAATCGGATCCAAAGAGCCGGTCCACGGTTGGCATTGATTTAAAAAGATCCAAAGGTAAATCATTTGCCACGTCATCCATCTCCACCCATGCTCGCCACCGCAGCTTGCATATCGCCGCCAAGCCTCGACACTGAGGATCCGGCTCCTCTtcagtccattttggattggTTAGGAGCCAGTTAAATGTCAAGATCTCTTTAAAAAGATTTAATAACCACAATAATGCAACGAGTCtcacactaaaaaaattattaaaaatattatttaatgtttgtaaataaataaaaataatatatatatatatatatatatatatatatattttaccctTGGGCCACCCTCAGGGGCCATCGTTTGGCCTAAAGGTGGCTTCAACCACCTCAGATTGCTGAtctggtttggccacccccatgtaAATCACAATGTATTATCCTTGTTCATTAGCTACATCGTCTCTTTCCCCACCGTAAATCATTTGATCACCGTCTCCTCCTCACATCCACCCcttcttaaaatttttggatttggttttgcCCAAAAATTAAATCTCATCACTAAAGGAAGCCCTGACCCTACATGCACCACTCCACTATGCCCCTAGGCATCTCCGCTACAACCGTCGTCAGCCCCATCTCCATCTGTGCACCACGCACTGAAGCATGTTTCACATGCGCCTAAGTATATCTTACTCGTGGGTGCATGTCTTACACGCGCCGATGCGTGTCTAGCGTTACGCTGCACGGGACGCCTCACTTCCTTCACTATGCCATCCTTCACTGCTATTGTTGGTCTCATGAAGCCATCTTCCGTCTCCAGCGTCCGGTGGCCTTCATGTAGCGTCCCAGATATTTAATACAAATTGGTGATTAAAATTCAAGCGCCTCCCATAGAATTATTTACTTTCATAAATAAGTCTCAAAGGATCTAACTATAACTCGTTagaatgaattaataaaaatagtaaatcTGAGAGTTAAGACAAGATTTCCACGTCAACTACTAGGGAGTTAATTGAAAAACACTACCCTAAACATCTGTAAGTATAAGAAATGCGAAAAATATGATATGAGCTTCAACTAATACTTCAAAAATACCTCTCAATATTAGGGGCGTCAAGGCAGGCGATTAAAAATCGctcgctaaccgcttaaccgcttaaccgtattaaccgctaaccgcctaaccgctataaccgcctagcggttattaggtttactaaccgtaaccgctaaccgcctttttatataatatatttttataattataattataaaaatatttatacatataacataatcacttgatcattaaatcacaatttttttaaaaaaataattaaatcacaatttgagaattaatatattatcactataatttatattattatatcatataatcacttgatcattaaatcacaattttttttaaaaaataattaaatcacaatttgagtattaatatattatcactataatttatatgattataccacatgatcaattgatcattaaatcatttgattatataataacaaattatacatatataatataacataactcataagtataccaattcatattgatacaacaattaaatatctagagacttatttccaatgtatgttataaacttataagtctatctatgttataagtctatataagtctacatatgcatatgaataatataaatgtataatatcaatacttaatcatatgattcaatgacaattcaaatactttatttaagatttcaagtgaatcatattattaatgtacaatgatgatataattcgtataatatcaaattaagtaattgacattggattaaacaatgaccaatgtgttacttataaacacaatttaagtattaatgtattatcattataattttagtaatttatatattatcactataattgatatgattatatcacatgatgaattgattattaaatcatatgattatataataataaataatacatatataatatgacataactcataagtcataagtctacaagttaatcatatgattcatgtacaatgataatcacaattgattcaattgaattaaacaatatattacttataactacaatttaattaaagcattattacactaaaaaaaaaaatgagggtaaaaaaactcaaaaatacccaaaaagcccaaaaaaagaatccaaaaaagctctaaagaaagcccaaaaagcccaattttgaaaaagcagttagcgggcggttatctattttactaaccgctaaccgtcggttaaccgctaggcggttagcggttgtggttagtgaaatctactaaccggcggttacggttagcggttattgccaataatcgttaaccgtaaccgccttgacactcCTACTCAATATGTATAAAATGCAGAAGATATGATTTGagattcaatttataaaaaaaaaaaaaaaaaaactgaagctTCGTTTGTTTAAGAAGGCAGAACTTCTTTGAAGATGAAGATGTTTTGTCCTTGTTGCTCTTACTACACCCACAAGAACCAATTATTTTTGCTTCGAAAGGTTTTCAGAGTTTGCTTCcttaaacatattaaaaaatagggttaaatactaaattagtcattagggtttcacaactttatttttttcctcctaaggtttcatttttatcacagaaggtttctgtggttttgataatagaccaagttagtcttccgtcagttgaccgttagttgacttaacggaatttcacgtggaccaatcaaatgttgatacGTGGCacttacttatttttttttttaaattaaaaaaaaaagaaagtattttcTAAAGATTGGGGTAATGAAATAACCCCCCCGGCACCAAGGAGCACCTcaaggtggccgaaccacctttAGTTCGGGTGGCcccccccaccttttttttttttttttgttttttgtttttgttttttaattttagaaaatactttttttttttttaaaaaaagtattaaataGTGCCACGTcacacgtgtcaacatttgattggtccacgtggaattccgttaagtcaactaacggtcaactgacgaaggactaacttggtctattatcaaaaccacatggacctcctgtgataaaaatgaaaccccaggaggcaaaaaataaagctaTAAAACCCCAAGAGGGtctgaagtatttaaccctaaaaaatatatgttattaAGATCGAATTGTATTATTGGGTGTACATtttttagtaaatttaattaaaattcaacttttattaaaatgaaacaaccaaactaataaataagaatgactattttattttacttttttaatttctaataataatttttttaataaaataattattttggctcttggagaagtgctagagagttAAAGAGAATTGttcagaatttttttcaaactgacgtggcataTATTATAATAGCAGCCATcccttgaatttttgttttaaaattttggtacctcagtttgaaaaaaattatgaacaaTTCTCTTTAActcttacttaaaaaaaaaaaaaaaaaaaaaaaaaaaaaaaaaaaaaaatctctttaactctctagcacttctcaatCCTTTGAGCACGGTAATATGAAGACTACTAGTCTACTAGCAACAAAGGAGTAATTAAGACCAAATCAATGCAAATAACTCTCACCGAAATCTGATTCTCATAAATGTGCGGGTTCATTTATTTTGGCGAAATGTAGGGCACCTTTGTGAACAAAACTTTGACTATTGACTTATACTTTTAACCCACACAATTGAGTCAACACAATATGTAATCGATGATCTCTTGAAAGTATTGTTGTAGAAGGGGAACTTTTTAAGGGAAGAAGAACCAAGTGCTCCAGCACTATTTCTTGAAGGGAAGAAAGAACCAAGTATTGCTTGGGAGCTTCGACCTCGGATTGAATACGGCCAAAAGAGGACGCTTCATCCAGAACAAAATATTTTGGGAGGGAATATTGGTGATTCAACAAAATAGTTGAGCAAAAGCCTATCGTGGCCTTGCAAACGATCTACGACATTGGGTGGCATCACAATGTCCATAGCAGTAGTAATTGTCTCTAAATCATCATTAGAATCACGAAGAagcattttgggaagaaaataaggactattgaaaaaataacttgccataaaagaaaaaattgagattgaATGGAAAATAAACTTTGGTTAAGGTGTGTTGgaaataaattcacactacaagcctACTAAATTCTAGGCCCAATAGCCAAGAATAAacccataaaaatattaattaaatagcaagggctatttaattaatcaatagataatatattttaattaggattACATTGAAATAAACAAGTTCAATCCTAGCTCAAGTTCCCATGAAttcaagattatctctacaagatgactactcaagattatctctacatgatagctgttgagttctatctcaatTTTGGACACCCAATCCAACTCAAACAAGGAGAACTAATTCCGGTCTACTTCAACTCTCCAAGCCTATAAATGAGCCCCTACACAAGGTACTAAAACATTTTCTCTCATATTCTCATATCCTTTGAATATTCTCTCTCAAAGCTCAATTAGTCCCTTTGAGCATATTGAATGATTGTGTGCCAAAACACGATATTTCTCTTAGAAACTGTCCGACTTTGGCATTTGAGTGTCCTTTACGACGTATTGAAAACCCCGAAGAAAGCACATCCACCATGTTGAAAATTGTTCTAACAAGGtgaatgaaattaaaaaggaaattgtcttatttatattgaaagtGTATGACCGTTGTAtaaggacaattttttttttcttcaaaaatatgatcattaggaacaaaatattttttttaaaaatatgacctttagaaaaagataaatactaaaaaatatggCCGTTAAGAAAAGACAAATATTCAAAACTATGAGCCAAATATTAGGAAAAAGTGATTTGGATTGCACGACGACGACGTATTAAAGACTCCGAAGAAAGCGCATCCGCCAtgaggacaatttttttttttttttttttttcaaaaatatgatcattaggaataagtttttttttttttaaaaaaaatatggccgttaagaaaagacaaatattcaaaaatatgattgttaatggagaaagaatagagaaatctttgaaaataaatatttaaatagaatagtgaaagttgataaCTAAAATGTTGTGGTTGATGTAAGTACTTTGAAAAAGTGGatagataaaatagaaaaatgtgatattttAGGTATTTTCGCTAGTAAATTTGTTAAGGCtgttgtgaatgctctaacTATCATACTACCATGAAGCATTAAACCATCCATATCATTTAATATATAGCTACAATATAAAATTTTGCATATTATGCTTaagggttttttatttatttattaaactaagCTAATATAGGCCCCAAGGAATGGGCCAACATGCAGTAAGCCTATCATTGCCTAAGGGTTAACCTAAGGTTTAGCTTAGCTTGGGGATGTTACAAGGGTGGCCGCACCAGATTGAGATGGATGCATAGCCACCCTCCTCCGATTAGGGTAGCCACATGGccagggccggctcaggccctaggcgagttaggccctcgcctagggcccccaatttaataaggcccaaaaaaaaattttttaagttaaaaaaaaaaaaaaaatttattttggacccaaaaaaaaaattgaagcccaaattttttttagtagggcctaaaattttttttatcaaaatttaaggcctcgATTTAATAAGACCTCAATTAATaagtttattataaattttaaaaataattcaaaaaataaattaaaaaaaaagacaaaacatgaaAGCCTTTTGACATCTAGAGCTGACACTACAGTGCTGACGCTACAGTACCTGACGCTACAGTGCCCTGACGCTACAGTACCCGACGCTACAGTACCCTATACATGCCTACCTCATTCATTCATCATCATGGCCATTGGCCTCTCTCTAGAGactagaaatttttgtttttgatgaaaatataaacgttagaagaaataaaatattattatttattttttatttattatttagccatATAGGAAAAGCtaaaagccaaaaatataaattgctgtcaccatgggcattttaaatatcagtctctatatttgccactttacctctcctctttgcttgctcttttctgagttttttttctctacttatctcatcattttcttttcctctccgactccgagtgactaagtctcttgtcctatcttcaagaactgcttcataattcctttgccaaatcaggttttattgttctatttttgtcatttattttattatagtcataatttatttttgataaatcgtgtttgtttaatttgttagtattcttaattaaacatgtctactagaaaatatgcatctggatatgaaaaacttaaaaaaaaaaaaaaaatagataaattgattgaatctcaaagaggagctctaaataaatttgttattaacaataaacaaaatattgaggataatttaggtgaaaaactcataaatgaacaagaaactcttcaaaaagaattagaagataatgaaaatgttattgatgtatctaaatctattgctacaaatatttatgaccaggccaatggaaaaatattgatgcaaaattaagggatttgttagtagaaaatggtccaataagatacaatactatagattttcctaaagatgagaactctaggcatttttctaatacatattatatacgaaaattatcaaatggggagcaacataatagaaaatggctagtctattcaaaagatgtagatagagtattttgtttttgttgcaagttgtttaattcaaaacctaatagAATGCAACTAGCTAATGAAGGGACTAATGACtggaaaaatcttagtgctaaactaaaaagtcatgaaacaaccaatgaacatattactaacatgaatgattggattgatttagaaatgagattgttaaaaaataaaacaattgataaaaatgtccaagaacaaattaataaagagaaagaTCATTGGAAAAAAGTATTATTGAGAATTATTGCTGTAGTAAAGAATCTTGGTAAGAATAATTTGGCATTTAGaggacaaaatgaaaaaatttaccaagaaaataatggaaattttttaagtttaattgaaatgattgcaGAATTTGACCCAGTAATGCAAGAGCATATTCGTCGTATTAAAGATGGGGAAATTCATAATCATTATCTTGGACATAATATACAAAATGAATTGATACATTTGTTAGCAACAGAAGTAAAAGGGAGTATTATTGAAAAAGttagagaagcaaaatatttttcaattatacttGATTGTACCCCAGATGCAAGTCATCAAGAACAAATGTCTCTCATTCTAAGATGTGTTAATATTTCAGAAAATCCAATAAAAGTAGAAGAACATTTTGTAGAATTTATAACAGTAGATGAAACTACTGGAGAAggtctttttattgaaatgatTGGGTTAATCAAAAAACTTGAACTTAACATTAGTGATATACGAGGACAAGGCTATGATAATGGATCTAATATGAAGGGAAAAGAACGAGGGGTGCAAAAAAGACTACTAGATATAAATCCTAAAGCATTTTACACTCCTTGTGGTTGTCATAGTCTTAATCTTGTACTATGTGATATTGCTAATTCATGCCCTAAAGCTAtatctttttttggaattgtacaacgtatatatactttgttttcATCATCTACAAAACGATGGAAAATATTACTAGATAATGTGCCAAGTTTAACTCTTAAGCCATTATCACAAACACGTTGGGAAAGTCGGATTGAaagtataaaagcaataaaatttcaaactccACAAATAAGAGAGGCTTTGCTACAATTAGCAAAAACAAGTGAAGATcctaaaacaaaaagtgaagctAATTGTTTAGCAACCTATgagattgaaagttttgaattctTATTGAGTATGACTATTtggtatgatatt
Protein-coding sequences here:
- the LOC132165845 gene encoding RNA polymerase II transcriptional coactivator KIWI-like, whose protein sequence is MSGYRGKRKEEGEYASEGDSEGHAPPKKKISKKDSSDESTGDIVVCEISKNRRVTVRSWQGKVVVDIREFYVKDGKELPGKKGISLTMDQWNVLRDHVEVIEKAVNEK